The following proteins are encoded in a genomic region of Brachypodium distachyon strain Bd21 chromosome 1, Brachypodium_distachyon_v3.0, whole genome shotgun sequence:
- the LOC104582404 gene encoding pumilio homolog 12 yields MDPGKQKQSAAAATDDATNNKSSPDADAALASYMQKAMRVDDLTLEETQQAAQQGYYPYYVAPTSLSLARPWAPQRQAIPHNPPLPQDLQVTRRFWPQTPPPPQPEPSEASRSSPGGFSVIGAYQYQSQSVASSSQPPPYTLSASQYYQPFASLPSAAASASSSSTNNADQAQYYLVPVPAAAAHYQYQSGEASYAPDDFFLEPNQIQMRPRQTAQGALRLPDSPERVVRLLQDGDERTRQSVLHAVRSLVHAFMDSEEGHEVFVALLRACWDRPDELKAIVDAAVPPRPSYYSYGKPSLLLRASKHEYYWDASLKELITAVARHPDDLCPTLLQGLLSEGLLEHAKGEQLVQHCFATMRYEDTRILLRTAHYQFNSLLKSSLGSKCLVECFANARDKELRDFQQRLLADAVNIATGEYSNYFVQHALDHGSSDEFKQGLIEQLMADVEHLSLNQYGSYVVEKCLKNTGLLYRVLLAFLRLNPDQLANLVMGKYANYVVQKLLHNGRYRFPSETMMLAQSIERLPENVLENEYAKKVAKMSRKIVSSRRHRQYYG; encoded by the exons ATGGATCCGGGCAAGCAGAAgcagagcgccgccgccgccaccgatgACGCCACAAACAACAAGTCCTCtcccgacgccgacgccgccctCGCATCCTACATGCAGAAGGCGATGCGCGTCGACGACCTGACCTTGGAGGAGACGCAGCAGGCGGCGCAGCAGGGGTACTACCCCTACTACGTGGCGCCGACCTCGCTGTCGTTGGCGCGTCCGTGGGCGCCCCAGCGTCAGGCCATCCCCCACaacccgccgctgccgcaggaTCTTCAGGTGACGCGGCGATTCTGGCcgcagacgccgccgccgccgcaacccGAGCCGTCGGAGGCGAGCCGCTCGTCGCCAGGAGGCTTCTCGGTGATCGGAGCCTACCAGTACCAATCCCAATCTGTCGCATCGTCCTCTCAGCCGCCGCCTTACACGCTGAGCGCCAGCCAGTACTACCAACCCTTCGCCTCGCTCCCATCTGCGGCGGCATCGGCGAGCTCTTCCAGCACCAACAACGCCGACCAGGCCCAGTACTACCTGGTtcccgtccccgccgccgccgcccactaCCAGTACCAGTCCGGTGAAGCCTCATACGCTCCTGATGATTTCTTCCTGGAACCGAATCAGATACAGATGCGTCCACGCCAGACGGCGCAGGGAGCCCTCAGGCTCCCCGATTCCCCCGAGCGCGTGGTCCGCCTGCTCCAGGACGGCGACGAGCGGACGCGCCAGAGCGTGCTCCACGCGGTCAGATCTCTCGTTCACGCTTTCATGGACAGCGAGGAGGGGCACGAGGTGTTCGTCGCGCTGTTGCGGGCCTGCTGGGACCGGCCCGACGAGCTCAAGGCCATTGTCGATGCCGCCGTCCCGCCCAGGCCCAGCTACTACTCCTACGGGAAGccctcgctgctgctgcgtgcGTCCAAGCACGAATATTACTG GGATGCTTCTCTGAAGGAGCTCATCACGGCGGTGGCGAGGCACCCCGATGACCTCTGCCCGACACTCTTACAGGGTCTCCTCAGCGAAGGCTTGTTGGAACACGCCAAAGGGGAACAGCTGGTTCAGCACTGCTTTGCCACGATGCGCTACGAGGATACCAGG ATTCTGCTGCGCACCGCCCACTACCAGTTTAACTCCCTGCTCAAGTCGTCGCTCGGGTCCAAGTGCCTGGTGGAATGCTTCGCGAACGCGAGAGACAAGGAGCTCCGTGACTTCCAGCAACGCCTCCTTGCTGACGCCGTCAACATCGCAACGGGAGAGTACAG CAACTACTTCGTGCAGCACGCCCTGGACCACGGCAGCAGCGACGAGTTCAAGCAGGGCCTCATCGAGCAGCTCATGGCAGATGTGGAGCACCTGTCCCTGAACCAATACGGGAGCTACGTCGTGGAGAAATGCCTCAAGAATACCGGGCTGCTGTACCGCGTGCTCCTGGCGTTCCTGCGCCTGAATCCTGACCAGCTCGCCAATCTCGTCATGGGCAAGTACGCCAACTACGTCGTCCAGAAGCTGCTCCATAATGGCAGATAT AGGTTCCCTTCGGAGACAATGATGCTGGCACAGTCAATCGAGAGGCTGCCAGAGAACGTCCTGGAGAACGAGTACGCGAAGAAGGTGGCGAAGATGAGCAGGAAGATCGTCTCGTCCCGCAGGCACCGCCAGTACTATGGGTGA